The genomic interval TTTCACTCTTTAGCTTACCTACCTACCAGTCGTCGcctatatactttatatctCTGTAACTTTCTACTGGAATTTTCTCCCTACCCTCATATTTCTCCTAGCTTTTATTTCAAAATGGGCTGGTTCTGGGCAGACTCTCCATCGCAGCCAACACCTGTGGCTCCGAGCCCATTGGCATCCTCGGGCACCACTCCCCCCGTTAGTCACCGTATTCCATGTATACATGCTCAGGTCACTAATACTGCCCCATAGCCAGCATGTCCAATGCACACGAGCAACTCGCCTCCGGTGCCATCCTCAGTTCCTGAACCACCTACTGCCTGCCCCGTCCGGTCTAAAGATTCTCCCTTCTATGTGCCACCTAAGTCAGATACGCCATTGCCTTCTAAAGCAGAAAACAAGTCAACCCTATCAAAGCTGAACCCTTTGAACTATAtgttctcttccatctctcAGGAACGAGCTCCGAACCAAACCGTCGATTTGTCGCTAGAGCGTGAACCTTCCTCTATACCCCGCGGAGATACGGATGGCAATTGGGAGTATCCGTCTCCTCAGCAAATGTACAATGCTATGTTGCGCAAAGGTCACACGGATACCCCTCAAGATGCAGTGGAGGCAATGGTTGCAGTGCATAACTTTTTGAATGAAGGCGCTTGGGAGGAAATTGTTGGATGGGAACGTTTATTCTCGAAAGGTCTAAAAGAAGGCTGGGCAAAATGTCGACGTGGCGAGGAAAACATCGCATTAGATGCAGCCAGGGAAGAGTTGACAAACGCAGGTGCACTAGAGAATCAGCCTCGCCTTCTCAGGTTTAAGGGCCGGCCGCAGGAGCTTACTCCAAAGGCGCAGGTACTGCAAACCCTGGGTTGGCTGTATCCAGCAAAGTTTGGGTTAGTATACTAGTTGCCCTCCCCTTGTGCCTGGCATGCTGTTGTATTGCGTTGCTGATATCTTCTAGAACACCTCCACCGTTCGATCGACACGACTGGTTTGTGATGCGACAGACGCCGTCTGGCCCGAAAGAAGTTCGTTATGTGATTGA from Aspergillus flavus chromosome 7, complete sequence carries:
- a CDS encoding holocytochrome c synthase/heme-lyase (cytochrome c heme lyase, putative) gives rise to the protein MGWFWADSPSQPTPVAPSPLASSGTTPPPACPMHTSNSPPVPSSVPEPPTACPVRSKDSPFYVPPKSDTPLPSKAENKSTLSKLNPLNYMFSSISQERAPNQTVDLSLEREPSSIPRGDTDGNWEYPSPQQMYNAMLRKGHTDTPQDAVEAMVAVHNFLNEGAWEEIVGWERLFSKGLKEGWAKCRRGEENIALDAAREELTNAGALENQPRLLRFKGRPQELTPKAQVLQTLGWLYPAKFGTPPPFDRHDWFVMRQTPSGPKEVRYVIDYYSGPPEPTGEPVFYLDIRPALDTPTAAIERMMRWGGDVWWRATGAAVRENGGN